The Crateriforma spongiae genome window below encodes:
- a CDS encoding BLUF domain-containing protein → MNHCDHQSEMVQLVYVSAATVAFSDEDLETLLAQSRRNNAGIDVSGVLLFHEGTFLQVLEGTPDAVDRLYQKIARDGRHDNVLLLSSRAITERNFGQWSMGFLSGLNTLEELPGFVDFFRGQRLTDLNGDSKRVSQILDGFRRGRWRRSLSETNDRQPGPNRLATTP, encoded by the coding sequence ATGAATCATTGCGATCACCAAAGCGAGATGGTGCAACTGGTCTACGTCAGTGCCGCGACGGTTGCGTTTTCCGATGAAGACTTGGAAACGCTTTTAGCCCAGTCGCGGCGTAATAACGCCGGTATCGACGTTTCCGGCGTGCTGTTGTTTCATGAGGGGACGTTCTTGCAGGTTTTGGAAGGTACGCCAGACGCCGTTGATCGGCTGTATCAGAAGATTGCTCGCGATGGCAGGCACGATAATGTTTTGTTGCTGTCGTCACGAGCGATCACCGAACGAAATTTCGGTCAATGGAGTATGGGGTTTCTGAGTGGCTTGAACACTTTGGAAGAACTGCCCGGCTTTGTCGACTTCTTTCGCGGTCAACGGCTGACCGATCTCAACGGCGACAGCAAACGTGTGTCGCAGATACTGGATGGCTTTCGAAGGGGACGCTGGCGACGCAGTCTTTCCGAGACCAACGACCGGCAGCCCGGTCCAAATCGTCTCGCAACGACACCGTAA
- a CDS encoding heme NO-binding domain-containing protein, which produces MKGIVFTELIEMVEDDLGIEIADRMISTSGTSNEGAYTAVGSYDHAELIQLVLALSDQTGVPVPELVQTFGRHLFKRFSQLYPQFFEHAQSAFDFLPLVETYIHVEVRKLYPDAELPTFDCGIHEGNLTMHYQSSRPFADLAEGLVRACVDHFGDEVMVVREDLGDGNGTEACFCLTPVDQHRHGEVQAYV; this is translated from the coding sequence ATGAAGGGCATTGTATTTACCGAACTGATCGAGATGGTCGAAGACGATCTGGGGATCGAGATCGCGGATCGAATGATTTCCACGTCAGGGACATCGAACGAGGGTGCCTACACCGCCGTCGGTAGCTATGACCATGCCGAGCTGATTCAACTAGTCCTTGCTTTGTCGGATCAGACAGGAGTCCCCGTTCCGGAGTTGGTGCAGACATTTGGGCGGCATTTGTTTAAGCGTTTTTCGCAACTGTATCCACAGTTCTTCGAACACGCACAGTCCGCCTTTGATTTTCTGCCGCTGGTGGAAACCTATATCCATGTGGAGGTGCGAAAACTGTATCCCGATGCGGAACTGCCCACATTCGACTGCGGGATTCATGAAGGAAACTTGACGATGCACTATCAATCCTCGCGCCCATTCGCCGACTTGGCCGAGGGATTGGTTCGTGCGTGTGTCGATCACTTCGGTGATGAAGTGATGGTGGTTCGCGAAGACCTGGGGGACGGAAATGGGACCGAAGCGTGCTTCTGTCTGACGCCCGTCGACCAACATCGTCATGGTGAAGTTCAGGCGTATGTCTGA
- a CDS encoding sensor histidine kinase, whose protein sequence is MSDDLLLQRRFERERKARKEAERLLEQKSIEIFHANQRLDGLARQTRAIVETAAEGIVTYSHDGRIDLFNRSAARIFERDDANEIGIRQLFKMTQNLEQVLFPQQSGLSPIEGGHDAEPVEIQGVTQGGRQFCAEVAISRSGAGDDSQYTMLVRDLTRKKTLEARLAQAQKMESVGQLASGIAHEINTPIQFVNDNMLFLEGAFGDLGKLLDLFDLLAKRVENGEAADDLIERIRTEQELADLPFLRSEFPGAIAQSLEGIQRVATIVRAMKEFSQTSTENKTATQLNRMIENSLTVIRNQADQIANIETELDPEVGDVVCLSGPVSQCLLNVINNSLEAIQEQGASQIGCVRVSSHARAEAVEIRVQDNGPGVPAKIRDRIFEPFFTTKEVGKGMGQGLSFVYDTIVTKHGGEIDIEPVPCGGTCVRMRLPTAIGVSG, encoded by the coding sequence ATGTCTGATGACCTTCTACTCCAGCGACGTTTCGAGCGTGAACGCAAGGCTCGCAAAGAGGCGGAACGTCTGTTGGAGCAAAAATCGATCGAGATCTTTCACGCGAACCAGCGACTGGATGGTTTGGCGAGGCAAACCCGTGCCATTGTGGAAACCGCCGCGGAGGGAATCGTCACGTATTCGCACGACGGTCGGATTGATCTGTTCAATCGCTCGGCCGCAAGAATCTTCGAGCGCGATGACGCGAACGAGATCGGCATTCGTCAGTTGTTCAAGATGACGCAGAATCTGGAACAAGTCCTCTTTCCCCAGCAGTCTGGTTTATCGCCTATCGAAGGTGGCCATGACGCTGAACCGGTCGAAATCCAAGGTGTCACTCAGGGCGGACGTCAGTTTTGTGCTGAAGTCGCCATCAGCCGAAGCGGTGCGGGTGATGACTCGCAATACACGATGCTGGTACGTGACCTGACTCGCAAGAAAACTCTGGAAGCCCGCCTGGCACAAGCCCAAAAGATGGAATCGGTCGGCCAGTTGGCGTCGGGGATTGCACACGAGATCAATACGCCGATTCAGTTTGTCAATGACAACATGTTGTTTCTGGAAGGTGCTTTCGGGGACCTCGGAAAGTTGCTGGATCTGTTCGATCTTCTGGCCAAGCGCGTCGAGAACGGTGAGGCGGCGGACGATTTGATCGAGAGGATTCGAACGGAGCAGGAGTTGGCAGACCTGCCGTTCTTGCGAAGCGAGTTTCCCGGTGCGATTGCCCAGTCGCTGGAAGGAATCCAACGGGTGGCGACCATCGTTCGTGCCATGAAGGAGTTCTCGCAAACCTCCACCGAAAACAAGACGGCGACTCAGCTGAACCGAATGATCGAGAATTCACTGACCGTGATACGCAACCAGGCCGACCAGATCGCGAACATTGAAACAGAATTGGATCCCGAGGTTGGTGATGTGGTTTGCTTATCCGGCCCGGTCAGCCAGTGTCTTTTGAACGTGATCAACAATTCATTGGAGGCGATCCAGGAACAGGGGGCTTCCCAGATCGGATGCGTTCGTGTTTCCAGTCATGCCCGGGCCGAAGCGGTGGAGATTCGGGTGCAGGACAACGGGCCAGGCGTGCCCGCGAAGATCCGCGACCGAATTTTTGAACCATTCTTCACCACCAAGGAAGTGGGTAAGGGGATGGGGCAAGGCTTGTCGTTTGTCTACGACACCATCGTGACCAAGCACGGTGGCGAAATTGATATTGAACCCGTTCCATGTGGCGGTACCTGCGTGCGAATGCGCCTGCCCACCGCGATTGGTGTATCTGGTTAG